A portion of the Pagrus major chromosome 8, Pma_NU_1.0 genome contains these proteins:
- the LOC141001241 gene encoding SIN3-HDAC complex-associated factor-like, which produces MILASLRRVIRTATLIRLHATCNKMFGFHKPKMYRSLDGCCICRAKSSSSRFTDSKRYEKDFRSCFGLSETRSGEICNACVLLVKRWKKLPVGTKKNWNHVVDARGGPSLKITSRPKKIKSISKKARPSQISRLKKELKRNNSDAHSTTSSASPAQSPSYSNLSDDGSDTELSPGSSRSPVFSFLDLTYWKRQKVCCGIIYKGRFGEVLIDPHLFKPCCRKKQRQQQQEEEEEEEDEEDEEEEVEVEEGPVSVDVSGQKIQTEEEVKETPMCEGNAEPAQLCVTMTTPPTRSGVVVEEGW; this is translated from the exons ATGATACTCGCATCGCTACGACGCGTTATAAGGACTGCTACTTTGATTCGGCTTCACGCAACTTGCAACAAG aTGTTTGGCTTTCATAAGCCAAAAATGTACAGGAGTTTGGATGGCTGCTGCATCTGCCGAGCAAAGTCTTCCAGCTCTCGTTTCACGGACAGCAAGCGGTATGAGAAAGACTTCAGGAGCTGTTTTGG ACTGAGTGAAACGCGATCAGGAGAGATCTGTAATGCCTGTGTGCTCCTGGTGAAACGATGGAAAAAGCTACCCGTGGGAACCAAGAAGAACTGGAACCAC GTCGTTGATGCCAGAGGAGGCCCCAGCCTGAAGATAACCTCCAGGCCCAAAAAGATCAAGTCCATCTCCAAGAAAGCACGGCCGAGCCAGATCAGCAGGCTGAAGAAGGAGCTGAAAAGAAACA ATTCAGACGCCCACAGCACCACCTCCAGTGCCTCTCCGGCTCAGTCTCCCAGCTACAGCAACCTGTCAGATGACGGCTCAGACACGGAGCTCAGCCCAGGATCCAGCCGCTCCCCTGTTTTCTCATTTCTGGATCTAACATACTGGAAGAG GCAGAAGGTGTGCTGTGGAATCATCTACAAGGGGCGCTTTGGGGAGGTGCTCATCGACCCTCATCTGTTCAAACCATGCTGCCGCAAAAAGCAACGGCAGCAgcaacaagaggaggaggaagaagaggaggatgaggaggacgaagaggaagaggtggaggtggaggagggccCGGTGAGCGTGGATGTCAGCGGGCAGAAAATCCAGACGgaagaggaagtgaaggagaCGCCGATGTGTGAGGGAAACGCCGAGCCTGCTCAGCTAtgtgttaccatgacaacaccTCCAACCAGGAGCGGGGTGGTGGTGGAAGAAGGATGGTGA
- the LOC141000570 gene encoding DENN domain-containing protein 5B-like, with translation MNGTAAATGSASCRFAHYFVVCGVDTETGLEPDDGAGEAFEQSPIRRSFKSKVLVHYPESTDRMPLNKDAVNMLCMPRGLSFRTQADRLDPQFHSFTMSFDDGTRSYGFVLTFYEEVTSAQIITAMQTLYQMHHVEHHSASSASSPSSSSSSSASSPSTSSMDSLVSSLDESDAESLAGVSACLGCAGSFDPARDTLYVSKALCLFTPLPFLQAARQFLSQLHQAVTSHTAPPLPLESYIHNILYEVPLPPPGRSLRFHGVQGPIVCQRPGPGELPLGEYPLGEAFSLLGVDNMVQLLTCALLETQVLLCSQDYQRLMTVAEGVSTLLFPFQWQHIYLPIVSAPLHHLLEAPVPFMMGIHRREGSQRSSLHLPHEANLCFVDIDNHCVEAPEDFPLFPDQIELIQELSEVLLRFGLPPQGGASTKPATASPRLSSLVLEDLMEDRRNGNLGGEELAVLERLQALARRCGGGKMSDGEKTLGHVFEEEEEDLKAAKLNIQLREVFAGRFAAMFGRYEDFVIHSALDLDSWLSNREGTFSFDKGSFLSVQPATHLQFLSRFLETSMFSAFVDGKVISRWADREPMQQLFDNRLERERLYDTDEEESRNCRYRKCTSLFESAQNIERRLLKADHTAIHPHLLDMRIGQGRHQQGYFPKLQADVLAQGQNTNKWSSRVTASRRSDPKRSALTEGLDNEQRQKHSFARKNLRQSKLLDSSPQAVSQTHREFVDGLLGEYRLKTKRMLMERMGKESVELGQGEANITGLQENTLIHGLCDLLERTWGHGLQLKQGKSALWSHLLHYQAAHGKTETPAESPGCGALEQRTFDEGAVVLRGSLIQDMRFIQTMSEGLSEVGQARAWIHLALEKKMLSQHLKELLTNQELLRQLYKPHAFLLCEEEREQFLFHLLSLNTVDYLCFTRVFTSISIPYRVVIIPMKKLSIAMATVNPWVCVSGEMGDSGVRQLSKNTQEIFFQCKNLGRLSTLQLGQENSGLLAKCLIDCVMVYNEITGHTYKFPCGRWLGKGVGDGSLERVLIGQLVSPGGEEDAGRWTGTPPELASPSQSVRTVLGSLGSRSRMLSVEVQEDMREAANNLVKHFHKPEQERGNLTVLLCGEGGLVLSLENFLLHGLKSNRLFQRNVFVWDFVEKAVVSMETADQMGDLHGSTLTKGPPCDSLCHYVNAINASPRNIGKEGKFQLFVCLGIRDRLLSQWLPLLAEFPLTARTYEEGALLRDRAAVHSLSRILHTLNEFTITLETALVKGVDL, from the exons ATGAACGGGACTGCGGCGGCCACAGGATCGGCTTCTTGCCGTTTCGCCcattattttgttgtgtgtggAGTGGACACGGAGACGGGCCTGGAGCCGGACGATGGAGCAG gCGAGGCCTTCGAGCAGAGCCCCATTCGGCGGTCCTTCAAGTCAAAGGTTCTGGTTCACTACCCCGAGAGCACGGACAGGATGCCCTTGAACAAAGATGCTGTCAACATG ctctgtatGCCGAGGGGTCTCTCCTTCCGCACGCAGGCCGACCGGCTCGATCCTCAGTTTCACTCATTCACGATGTCTTTCGACGATGGCACGCGCTCCTACGGCTTCGTCCTCACCTTCTACGAGGAGGTGACCAGTGCTCAGATCATCACTGCCATGCAGACTCTCTACCAGATGCACCATGTGGAGCACCACTCAGCTTCAtctgcctcctctccttcatcctcctcgtCTTCGTCCGCTTCCTcgccctccacctccagcatgGACTCTCTCGTGAGCAGCTTGGACGAGTCAGACGCTGAGTCTCTGGCCGGGGTGTCCGCCTGCCTCGGCTGTGCGGGCTCCTTCGACCCGGCGAGAGACACTCTGTACGTGTCCAAAGCCCTCTGCCTCTTCACACCGCTCCCCTTCCTTCAGGCCGCTCGACAGTTTCTGTCTCAGCTGCACCaggctgtgacatcacacacagccCCACCCCTCCCTCTGGAGAGCTACATCCATAACATCCTGTACGAGGTGCCCCTGCCTCCTCCCGGCAGGTCGCTGAGGTTTCACGGGGTGCAGGGACCCATTGTGTGCCAGCGGCCGGGGCCGGGAGAGCTTCCGCTGGGGGAGTATCCTCTCGGAGAGGCGTTCTCCCTGCTGGGTGTGGACAATATGGTGCAGCTACTGACCTGTGCGCTTCTGGAGACACAAGTCCTGCTTTGCTCTCAAG actACCAGCGTTTGATGACAGTGGCCGAGGGCGTCAGCACACTGCTATTCCCATTCCAGTGGCAACACATCTACCTGCCCATTGTTTCTGCACCGCTACATCACCTCCTGGAGGCTCCTGTGCCGTTCATGATGGGCATCCACCGCAGAGAAGGCTCTCAGCGATCCTCCCTCCACCTTCCTCACGAG GCCAACCTGTGCTTTGTGGACATTGACAACCACTGTGTCGAAGCCCCAGAAGACTTCCCCTTGTTCCCAGACCAGATCGAGCTGATCCAGGAGCTGAGCGAGGTGCTGCTGCGTTTCGGGCTCCCTCCACAGGGCGGTGCGTCCACCAAGCCCGCCACCGCCTCCCCGCGCCTGAGCAGTCTGGTGCTGGAGGATCTGATGGAGGACAGAAGGAACGGGAACCTCGGAGGCGAGGAGCTGGCGGTGCTGGAGAGGCTGCAGGCTCTGGCGCGGAGGTGCGGAGGAGGAAAAATGTCAGATGGAGAGAAGACGCTGGGACACgtgtttgaggaggaggaggaggatctgaAGGCCGCCAAGCTGAACATTCAGCTGAGGGAAGTGTTCGCTGGACGCTTTGCTGCCATGTTTGGCAGGTATGAGGACTTTGTCATCCACAGCGCTCTTGATTTGGACTCCTGGTTGAGCAACCGAGAGGGAACGTTTAGCTTTGACAAG GGCTCCTTCCTCTCAGTTCAGCCTGCGACCCACTTGCAATTCTTGTCCCGGTTCCTGGAGACGTCcatgttttctgcttttgtcgATGGGAAGGTGATATCTCGCTGGGCGGATAGAGAGCCgatgcagcagctgtttgacaaCCGTCTGGAGAGAGAACGACTGTACGACACAGACGAAGAGGAGTCCCGCAACTGTCGCTACAGGAAATGCACCTCGCTCTTTGAATCAG ctcAGAACATCGAGCGCAGGCTGCTGAAGGCCGACCACACGGCCATACACCCCCACCTGCTGGACATGAGGATCGGCCAGGGTCGTCATCAGCAGGGCTACTTCCCCAAGCTGCAGGCTGATGTGCTCGCACAGGGACAAAACACCAACAA GTGGTCCAGTCGCGTTACAGCATCACGCAGGAGTGACCCCAAGAGATCAGCGTTAACTGAAGGGCTGGACAATGAACAGAGACAG AAGCACTCGTTTGCGAGGAAGAACCTTCGCCAGTCTAAGCTGCTTGACTCATCGCCGCAGGCCGTCTCTCAGACTCACAGAGAGTTCGTCGACGGGCTGCTGGGCGAGTATCGTCTGAAG accaaaCGGATGCTGATGGAGAGGATGGGGAAGGAGAGCGTGGAACTGGGTCAGGGAGAAGCAAACATCACGGGCCTGCAGGAAAACACACTCATCCATGGTCTGTGTGACCTACTGGAGAGAACCTGGGGCCACGGGCTGCAGCTGAAgcag GGGAAGTCCGCTCTTTGGTCCCATCTGCTTCACTACCAGGCAGCACATGGGAAGACAGAGACACCAGCTGAGTCTCCAG GGTGTGGCGCTTTGGAGCAGAGGACGTTTGATGAAGGCGCTGTGGTCCTGAGAGGATCGTTAATACAAGATATGAG GTTTATCCAGACCATGAGCGAGGGTCTGTCTGAGGTGGGTCAGGCTCGGGCCTGGATCCACCTGGCTCTGGAGAAGAAAATGCTGTCTCAACACCTGAAAGAGCTGCTCACAAACCAGGAGCTGCTCAG GCAGCTGTATAAACCTCACGCATTCCTGCTCTGTGAAGAAGAAAGGGAGCAGTTTTTGTTCCACCTGCTCTCTCTCAACACTGTGGACTACCTCTGCTTCACACGCGTCTTCACCTCCATCA GTATTCCGTACCGTGTCGTTATAATACCCATGAAGAAACTGAGCATCGCGATGGCGACAGTTAACCCTTGGGTGTGCGTGTCAGGAGAAATGGGTGATTCAGGAGTGAGACAGCTATCGAAGAACACACAAGAGATTTTCTTCCAG TGCAAGAACCTGGGCAGGCTGAGCACTCTGCAGCTGGGACAGGAGAACTCTGGCTTGCTGGCCAAGTGTCTGATAGACTGTGTGATGGTGTATAATGAGATCACTGGACACACCTACAA GTTCCCATGTGGCCGATGGCTGGGGAAAGGAGTGGGCGACGGCAGCTTGGAGAGAGTCCTCATTGGTCAGCTGGTGTCAcctggtggagaggaggatgctggAAGGTGGACAGGGACGCCTCCGGAGCTGGCCTCTCCTTCCCAGAGTGTTCGGACAGTGCTGGGATCGCTTGGCAGCCGAAGCA GAATGCTGTCTGTTGAAGTACAAGAGGACATGAGGGAGGCAGCAAATAACCTTGTTAAACACTTCCACAAACCCGAACAAGAG AGGGGAAACTTGACCGTCTTGTTATGTGGTGAAGGAGGTCTGGTGCTCTCCTTGGAGAACTTCCTCCTGCACGGGCTCAAATCAAACCGTCTTTTCCAGAGGAACGTGTTTGTGTGGGACTTTGTGG AGAAGGCAGTGGTTTCCATGGAAACAGCAGATCAGATGGGTGACTTGCATGGGTCAACACTGACAAAGGGTCCACCCTGCGACTCACTGTGCCACTACGTCAACGCCATCAACGCCTCGCCACGAAACATTGGGAAAGAGGGAAAGTTCCAGCTGTTTGTCTGCTTGGGAATCAG GGACCGGCTTCTCTCTCAGTGGCTCCCCCTGCTGGCAGAATTCCCCCTCACAGCACGGACGTACGAAGAAGGAGCTCTGCTGCGAGACCGTGCCGCCGTACACTCCCTCTCCCGCATCCTGCACACGCTCAACGAGTTTACCATCACCCTGGAGACTGCACTGGTGAAAGgagttgacctctga
- the armc10 gene encoding armadillo repeat-containing protein 10, whose amino-acid sequence MGDGSITPRIGNMKALLGIVAGAGASYGIYKLLSGGSFKRIKKSVTSESPVVRSSHPSEVTLQRGSLLAKVSGLDVVCARPDVASDDIIHQSPGNLEPQHLKMLLSCLQTSSNPSDRCRILLTLGNAAAFTVNQNLIREFEGIHIIAGFLSDPAAEVRVQTLNALNNLCMNIPNQEHIKVYVPQVLELIEMSPVNSDLQLGALRLLTNLSVTDKHQHLLKESITLLLSLLVVSNEALQVQAAKVLVNLSSNPDMMDDIVQAQAPASVLLLFDARTAPAVLLRLLTFAGNLKSWRPSAQVADELRRKQDCLFRVMLDESSQLHSRLVQLLSHTDAEIQAQVARILT is encoded by the exons atggggGATGGCAGTATCACTCCCAGGATCGGCAACATGAAGGCTTTGCTCGGAATAGTAGCCGGAGCTGGAGCCTCTTACGGGATATACAAACTTCTCAGCGGGGGAAGCTTTAAGAGAATCAAGAAGAGTGTCACCAGCGAGAGCCCTGTTGTCAGGAGCAGTCATCCCAGTGAGGTGACTCTACAGCGGGGCAGCCTGCTGGCCAAAGTGTCTGGACTGGATGTCGTCTGTGCCCGACCTGATGTTGCATCAG ATGACATCATTCACCAGTCACCTGGCAACCTGGAGCCACAGCACTTGAAAATGCTGCTGTCGTGTCTGCAGACCAGCAGTAATCCTTCTGACAGATGTCGGATCCTGCTTACGTTGGGCAATGCGGCCGCCTTCACTGTGAATCAG AATCTGATACGAGAATTTGAAGGGATTCATATCATTGCTGGTTTCCTCTCTGATCCCGCGGCAGAGGTCAGAGTGCAGACTCTGAATGCTTTAAATAACCTGTGTATGAATATCCCAAACCAGGAACACATAAAG GTTTATGTGCCACAAGTGTTGGAGCTGATCGAGATGTCCCCTGTGAATTCTGACCTTCAGCTCGGTGCTCTCAGGCTGCTGACCAACCTTTCAGTCACAGATAAACATCAACACTTGCTGAAGGAATCTATTACACTTTTACTGTCTCTACTTGTCGTGAGCAATGAAGCGTTACAG GTTCAGGCTGCAAAAGTCCTTGTGAATCTGTCATCTAATCCAGATATGATGGATGACATTGTTCAAGCTCAG GCACCAGCATctgttctgttgctgtttgACGCACGGACAGCCCCCGCTGTGCTTCTGCGGCTGCTGACGTTTGCAGGGAACTTAAAGTCCTGGAGGCCCTCTGCCCAGGTGGCTGATGAACTGAGACGGAAGCAGGATTGCCTCTTCCGGGTAATGCTAGATGAGTCTTCTCAGCTCCACAGCAGACTGGTGCAGCTGCTCTCACACACCGATGCGGAGATTCAGGCCCAGGTGGCTCGCATCTTGACATAG